The Heliangelus exortis chromosome Z, bHelExo1.hap1, whole genome shotgun sequence genomic sequence ctctgtctGCAGGAACATGCTCACTGAGTGCCAGGAGCATGTTCCCCATGAGATGCAACAGCTGAGGCATGAGGTGTCACACATGGCTGCAGAGATCATTGCTATGAAGAAGGTGATGCTCCACTTTGGCAAAGGGGGCAGAGATAAGAACAGGACCCTGCACACCCTTCTTGGGCCAGTTGGTGTGGGGGCTTTTTCCACTCAGCCCACACATCCCTCCCTTGCCAGGTGCTGCTGGTTGAGCTTCTACTATGTAAAGCCCCTTCTCCTGGCCAGGCCTGAAGTGGCTGTGTTTCCCCTGTTCATTTGTGTCTTTCCTAGGAAGCTCAGGAAATGCAAGAGGCCATGTCTGCAACCACGTGGATTTCTGACTGGGCTCTGAAAAGTGCAGGTATGGTCAAAGCTCAGGTCCAGGCAGGTGGCTCTTTCTCACTTGGCTCCTGCTTGGCATTCCTGAGAGCAGCCTGTGCTACAGACTCTGCTCTCTGAGGCAGAAGGAGGTGGGAACCAAACTACAGGGCCCaagagcagggctgtggcagagcaggtCCCTTGGgcccaccccagctctgctgtcagaCCCCACACTGGTGCCCTGGCCATCCCCCTGGCAGCATTTCTGCCCTCTCCTGGGCTGTGGACCTTTCCTGGGGAACAAAAGTGTATGGCTGAGTTACCCTCTGCTGTCTGTGCATCAGGGCCTTTGCTTGGGTCTGCTGCCATTCCTGTGCAGCCatctcccagcacccacagacctTCTCTTTGTGTGGCTGAGATGCCATCACCAGGCACTGGGATCCCCTCCTTGTCCTGGGGCACCacaggggtgctgggtgctgtggtCTGTGTAGGGCTGGCAGGAAGCCTTAGAAGTTGGTCCTCTGAGTGTGGCTCAGCTCACACTCAGCTACTCTCTTCTTTCAGGGGCTTGCGTTGATCTGCAGAGATTGTCCAGCACTTCATGGCTGTGCAGGGTGCTTGGGCTCCGGTGTACTGTCCCAGTCCAGGACACCTTTGTGCAGGTACAGTAGCAGAAAccatcactgctgcttctcttcccacTTAGATAAAAACTGGGGGCAAGCACTGGGGCATCCCCCTCAGGCCAGTGGCATTGCTCAAGGGCATGGCACTGGTGTGATGCCTGGCACCTGTGGTCTCTCACCGGGCTTGTCcctctggaaaggaaaatctgCTCTCAGAAGGGGTCTGAGCTGAGtaagctgagctgagctgagctgagctgagctgagcttcCTGCTCACTGTACCTGCTCACTCCTGGGTGTTGCAGTGACCCATTTCCCTGCCACAGCTCTGACTGTCCCTTTTCCAAAGGGGCAGGGGAGGTTGCAAAGCTGCTGGCCAAAAAAGAGGTTTCTTGAAAGCCCTGACTCCAGGACAGGGTATAAGATGCTTCCCCCTGGCTGGAaggttttcctctcttccttttcgTGGGCTGGGAAGATGTCCAGGCACTTCTGTCCGCTTCCCAACATGGGATTCATTTTGAGTATAAGCAGAGCCCATGGACACAGTGCCTCCTGTGCTCTGGCTGCAGGCATGCGCCGTGGCCCCCATCACACCCGCCTCTTCATTGTTCTTGCCCTCTGCTTTCAGCCGGACTTCTCCCCGGGATACTGCTGGCCTTTCCAGGGGACTGAGACCGAGGTGCTCATCCGGTTGCCTGTACAAATACAGCCGATGGCCATCACCTTACAGcacacctccagcacagctgctccacCAGGGATTCGTGGTAGTGCCCCCCGAGATTTCAGTGTCTATGTAAGTCTCTGCCAGGCActgggggctgggagctgcccaTGGGGAAAAGCTGTAACAGGGACTTGGTGCTCTCTGCATGTCTGCTGAGATCCATGTGCTCTCAAGcactgcccttcccttccctaagGGGACACGTCAAGGGACACTCCGGGTAGTGTCACCCTTCCCAACACTTGCTTAGAGCGTTTTGGCCCGGCCCTACGGGGGCCCTGAGCAATACACAAGGAGGAGACTCAGCCCTCCTACATCCTATGCCAGACTGCACTGGAGCAGCAGGGGTGTGGTGCAGATGACAGGCCTGGATCTGGCACTGGCATTTCCTTGTGGTCAAGTGGAGCCTCACCTGCTCTCCTATGCTTTATCTCCAAGGGACTGGATGAGGAAGGCAAGGACAAAACTCTGCTGGGCACATTCACCTATGCCATGCAGGAGGAGCTGACCCAGACCTTCCCTCTGCAGGTGCAGCAAGTGGGTGTGGGCAAGAGGCCAgggcagaaatgctgctttgcCAGGCCCAGCCACAGCCTAGAGAAACATTGGTAGGACCATGTGGCATCTGGCAGGCtggcaaaagcaaaaataaggcTGCAGTGGCCCCACAACTGCTTGGgtccctggcactgcctggctgCACCCACCAGGCAGACAGtggcagggaggatgcccaagcaCCTTGCCCCAGCACCTGCAAACTTCAGGCTTCCACAGCTGCCTGGCACATTTTCTGAGGCCAGACACAGGGCTCCTTGGCTACCTGggtgggagaaaggaaggagggagaaactGCCTGTCCATCTGGGGTGGGAGGTGATCCCAGAACAGGAGCTCAGCTGGGAGAGGAAGATGTGCAGACCctgctctccctctctgcaCCCCAGGAATGACACTGCTTTTTTATGTGATTTCTTTGCAGCTTGGGATCCCCGGAGCCTTTCGGTTTCTGCAACTTGACGTACGGAGCAACTGGGGAAAACCAAGATATACCTGCATCTATCGAGTGCAGGTGCATGGGAAGAGTGTGGGAAGGAAAGCCATGAGTTAGGCAACAACAGCAACAAGTGGGGGCCTTCCGTCATGGAGAAACAGTGCAGAGGTTGGTGGCTGTTTGTTTGGTGCAGAGCAGTGCCATTTCAGAGTTCCTCTCAAAACTGCCAACTTCTGCCTTTCACAGTCTGGGGCCTTCTTCGGGctttctgctctctgcccaTCACTGGCAGAGATGATGAAGAGCAAAAGGAGATGACTCTCATGTAGCCTTTCCTTGCCTAAGTTCCTCGATGAAATCCTTTGGCACGAGGGCTGCTCCCCCACCTCAACTCTGGAAGTGGTCATCAGAGCCTGGCAGTTCTTGGGTGTGGTCATCTCTAAAGCATCTCTAAAGGGCCCCCTTCCATTCTGGGGATACCTTGCCTCTGGGGGCTGGGCTGAGAGATGGAATGAGAATGAGAGATGTTCTCTATTAACCCCTGTTCCTTTCCCCACAGGTCTGTAGGGatcacaggcagatgaatggacagCATAGCATCCTCTCAGGATACTCTTGCTGTCCTGCCCTTGCCATGTGAGCACACTCAGGATGAAcctctccatcatttttccaggcaCCCAGGCTGTAtttccctggatcctccttcttGACAAGCGTCCAGTCATCTAGGACCTCTCATGTTAACCAAGACTGGTGATAAGGTCTGATTAATAAAgatgaggcaaagaaggcatgAAGTATTTCAGACTTTTCCTTATCCTTAGGTGACAAAAGCTCTACTTCACTAGGCCTTGGGCAGCTTCCTCCAATGGGACCCGTTTTAAGTGGTGTTTGGACTAGGGGACCACCAGAGATCCATCTCAAGCTGAACGACTTTGTGATTCTCATGCAAAGCTGGATTTAAAGAAGGAAACTTGTTGCATACTAACATGTTTGTGGAAGCAGTTAAAATACATACAACTTAAATATAAGGCTGGTAAAACCTATGCACACTGGAACAGGACTGTGGAATACAAGACCAGGTCCGAGGCAAACCTGAGTTCTTCTACAGAGCTATCACTTTAGCCTGGAGGTACTGACCACCTGATAaagtttctctctctctaaaCCAGGCAAATAGAACACTGTCCTAGTAGTTATTAGTGTATTGAGGAATTCAGGTGGAACACTTTACTGGCTAAACCAAAGGGTTAATCTATGAAACCCCAGAAAGCCCTTCTGCTAACTTCAGTGACTGACAAGTGTCTGATGGACCTAAGTCATGGCATGACAGACAATCACTGCCATATCATCAGGTCCTTCAGTTTACTGGCCTGTGGTTAAGTGAAACCAGTCCCAAGGATTTCAGAATGAAGCAGAACAACTGTCTCAGCCATATGAAATAAACTGCCCACACATTCATTACCAAGTAAAGAAGGATAAAGACTGGTTTATGACAAAAAGGGGAGGGTATAAAtggcttttacatttttatagtaTCTCAATGTGTCTTTGAATTATTTGTTTGCAataccttttgcttttctaaaagtTAACTAAATGACCTGATTTCCATCAGCTGTGAGTTTGACAGGCTAATTACACAGTAAACATAAAAGCTTCCATATTTTCAAGTTTGTTGTTAAATTTGTTAATTTTCTGCTGGTCTAGTAGTTCAAGACAGGATAGAcaaaaatgttgattttaaTAATAACATAAATTCAACTTCTTAATGCAATACAAGTAATTTTGGTATTTGCAAATCTGACTAGAAATGGTGGCCTGGTCTCATTTCCTGCTTTGCACTCAGCAGACAGCTGGTTCAGCCTTGGTGGTTGCTGATAACTTTCTCTTCTGAGGTGGTTAAAGAAGGATCTTGTCCTTGGGTACTTTCCATAGCTTTTATCCTTTTTCACTGATGTCTTGCATTGTTAGTGACTTCTTCATTTTGGTGATGCAAATCTTTGATTCCTTGCTCTGTTTTGACCCTTGGAAAGAAATTCACTGTTATACACCTGCCTGAGTAAAACTGTCATTTGCCACTCCCTGCAAATAAAACTAAGCTCTAAACAGAAATACGTCCAGTAGGATTTGACCATGTGATACCAAAAGTTGGATCTTTGTAAGGGCAAAATGAAAGAATCTCTGATTCTACCTTGGAGTTTGGaaaattcaaaagcagaaagatcACATGGCCTCTTATATCCTATCACCTATCACATTATCTCAGTTGTACAACTCCTCATCTAGGGCTCAGTCCTGAAAGGTTGTTCCCTGTTGTTTGTAGGGTTATCGTGAGAACTTTTTGAATTAATTACTGCAAAAGTTAGTCTGCAAGAAGGATGCTTCTCTCAGTTCTAACCCACTCTAAAGATGCAGTGAACTCAGACTAATTACATTCAAGTCAGTTTCATGGCACAATCTGATCCTTAATAGTGAAGAGGGggatgaaaatgaaataattttagagTGCTATTGCTGCTCTAGGAAACAATGAACCATAGCAAGAATGGGCAGTGGAAGGATGTACAAAGATACGAAAATGAAAGACCCCCAAGAAATGCATGAGgacagagtgaaaaaaacactgtacttgggagaaagaaaatggacAAAACCAGCATCCTCAAAGGCAACTGGTagaaagaaacctgaaaatCTTTAAGGCACCTGGCTCTTTTGCATAATCTATGGATGGAGGtacaaaacataaaattttGCTGATAGGGCTTCTAATCTGCCTATGCAGAGGGATTATTCTCACTGTCTGTGACTTAACAGATGTGATTGCTAGGGAAAAGCACATAGTTGGTACATTCTCCAAGGCACCATTGCAAACCATTTGAAtttcaacaaagccaagtgcaaggtcctgcatgtGGGTTGGGGTAATCCCAAACTGAAATACAACTTGGGGGATGAAGGTATTGAAAACATCCCTTAGGAGAAAGACTTGCAGGCAATGTGCTCTTGAAGCCCAGAcagccaaccatatcctgggctgcatcaaaagaaatggGGCCAGCAGGTCAAAAGAGGTGACTAtacccctctactctgctcttgtgagacccttACCTGTTCAGTTCTGGGGTGCCCAACATAAGAAGGTTGTGGATCTGATAGACCAAGTCCAGAGGAAGCCCACAAAGATGATcatggggctggagcacctttcccATGAAGACAGATTCTGAGAGTTGGGCTTGTTCATCGTGGGGtaggctctggggagaccttatagcagccttccagcaccagaagggagcctacaggaaacCAGAGGATGgacaagggcatgtagtgataaaATGAGGGGTATATTTGAGTGtagtatttaattaaaactatgGAAGGAGTGACTCATAAAAGCTGCTACTTTGAATATTATATGTGCTCAGTCTGATTGTTTTGCTCACAGAAGTCACAATTCATGCATGTTCAAGCTGTGCAACCTGGGAAAAAATGTGGTAAGCATAATGTTTCAAtgattttaggaaagagaaagagaaagtgaaagaaCAGAAGTTAGAGAGGtataaaacagaaattcacAGGTCCTGAATCCAGCGCTGGCCCAGTCAATGGGGGAGGGTTGATGTCATGCATgcaggagggacatggagctgtGGAAGCCAATTCAGAAGAAGTATTTGAAGATGATCAAAGGACATCTCTCAtacaaggacaggctgagggggttggtgttgttcagcctggagaagagaaggctctgggaaaaATTtctagcagccttccagtacctgaaggggcctacaggaaagctggagaaggactttttgCAGAAGCAGGTAAtgatagaacaaggggtaatggttttaaattgaaagagtgtagatttaggttagacagtAGGAAGAAATACTGtagtgtgagagtggtgagacactggaccaggttgcccagaggagcttTGGATGtcccctccttggaagtgttcaagaccaggctaGGTGGAGTTTTGAGCATcctggcctagtgggaggtgtcactgcccatgcagggggttgtAACTACCTAATCTTTAAAGTCCTTTctaacacaaaccattctgtgattctgtgatcctgtagTCTCCAGCAGGTGTTGTGGGGACAGCCACCAAATGCCTACCAAGATGCTCTCTCACTCTCCTTGCTCACTCTCAACTCTGAAGAAACTGTTTACCAGGGAGAACCTCCATCCCCCACTGGATGCAGGAGGAAACTCTGACAAAGGAtgtggaaaaggctgaggtgcCTAATTAATTCTTTGCCTCAGGCTTTAGCAATAAGATTGGTTATAAAGAAGAAACCAAACTCCCTAAGCTAGGACACAGGTACAAGGAGCAGAATGACCTCCCCAcatccaggaggagatggtcAGTGACTTGCTACACCATACAGACATCCACAAATCTATGGGACTggatgggatgcacccaagagtgcTGAAAGAACTGTCAGAGGTGCTCACCAAGCCATTTACCATCATCTACCTGTAGTCCTGGCTGACTGGAGAGTACCAGCAGGCTGGAAATCAGCTGATGTAACCCCCGTGTATAAGAGGGGACAGAAGGATGGTCTGGGAAATTACAGGCCTGTTAGTTTGACGTCAGTACTGgggaaggtgatggagcagctcatcctgaaTACCATTATGGGGTACATAGAGAACAACCAGGTGATCTTGaccagtcagcatgggttcatg encodes the following:
- the LOC139789937 gene encoding sperm-associated antigen 4 protein-like; protein product: MRRRSAPARMQSDAQSRRARSNTEEHAARAIRVLQNRRTPSPEEQGTRWEGPAVSIHTTGRYQWLVFSVACILTMAVLSLQRCLSTAISTLKEMILLKKKRCLTILFLISLSILAGACCEALLLMWRLQAKDLAEMLMQHPEAQWKSPGNMLTECQEHVPHEMQQLRHEVSHMAAEIIAMKKEAQEMQEAMSATTWISDWALKSAGACVDLQRLSSTSWLCRVLGLRCTVPVQDTFVQPDFSPGYCWPFQGTETEVLIRLPVQIQPMAITLQHTSSTAAPPGIRGSAPRDFSVYGLDEEGKDKTLLGTFTYAMQEELTQTFPLQLGIPGAFRFLQLDVRSNWGKPRYTCIYRVQVHGKSVGRKAMS